The Pseudomonas sp. TH06 genome has a window encoding:
- the crcB gene encoding fluoride efflux transporter CrcB, whose amino-acid sequence MLPLIVAVSVGGMAGTLLRFATGNWINANWPRHFYTATLAVNIVGCLLIGVLYGLFLIRPEVPIEVRAGLMVGFLGGLTTFSSFSLDTVRLLESGQVPLALGYAALSVFGGLLATWAGLSLTKL is encoded by the coding sequence GTGCTTCCATTGATCGTTGCGGTCTCCGTCGGCGGTATGGCCGGCACACTGTTGCGTTTCGCCACCGGCAACTGGATCAACGCCAATTGGCCGCGGCACTTCTATACCGCGACGCTGGCCGTTAATATCGTGGGCTGTCTGCTGATTGGCGTGTTGTACGGCCTGTTTTTGATACGCCCGGAGGTGCCGATCGAGGTGCGTGCCGGGTTGATGGTCGGCTTCCTCGGGGGGCTGACGACTTTTTCATCCTTTTCACTGGATACGGTGCGCCTGCTGGAAAGCGGGCAGGTGCCGCTGGCCCTGGGCTATGCGGCACTCAGCGTATTCGGCGGGCTGCTCGCGACGTGGGCTGGCCTGTCTTTGACCAAACTTTGA
- a CDS encoding glutathione S-transferase family protein, with product MGLLVDGRWQDKWYESSKDGAFQREQAKRRNWVTADGQPGPSGEGGFAAEAGRYHLYVSLACPWAHRTLILRKLKGLESLIDVSVVSWLMLENGWTFDQSLGSTGDKLDGFDFMHQRYTADTADYTGRVTVPVLWDKKLKRIVSNESAEIIRMFNSSFDELTGNDLDFYPAPLRGEIDALNERIYPAVNNGVYRAGFATSQQAYEEAFDEVFAELDHLERVLGANRYLSGEYLTEADIRLFTTIIRFDAVYHGHFKCNLRRIADYPNLSNWLRELYQWPGIGETVDFQHIKNHYYGSHKTINPTGIVPKGPAQDFTVDHDRARLAGKGVWRRG from the coding sequence AAACGCCGCAACTGGGTGACCGCTGACGGCCAACCCGGCCCGAGTGGCGAAGGCGGTTTTGCCGCCGAGGCCGGGCGCTATCATCTCTACGTTTCACTGGCCTGTCCGTGGGCGCATCGCACGCTGATCCTGCGCAAGCTCAAAGGCCTGGAAAGTCTGATCGATGTCTCGGTGGTCAGTTGGCTGATGCTGGAAAATGGCTGGACCTTCGACCAATCACTCGGCTCGACCGGCGACAAGCTCGACGGTTTCGACTTCATGCACCAGCGCTACACCGCTGACACGGCCGACTACACCGGTCGCGTGACCGTGCCGGTGCTGTGGGACAAGAAGCTCAAGCGCATCGTCAGCAATGAATCAGCGGAGATCATCCGCATGTTCAACAGTTCGTTCGATGAATTGACCGGCAACGATCTGGATTTTTACCCGGCACCGTTGCGCGGTGAGATCGATGCGTTGAACGAGCGGATTTATCCGGCGGTGAACAACGGCGTGTATCGCGCCGGGTTCGCGACTTCGCAACAGGCTTATGAAGAAGCCTTCGACGAAGTGTTTGCCGAACTGGATCATCTGGAGCGGGTGCTTGGTGCCAACCGTTATTTAAGCGGTGAGTACCTGACTGAAGCGGACATTCGGCTGTTCACCACGATCATCCGTTTTGACGCGGTGTATCACGGGCACTTCAAGTGCAATCTGCGGCGGATTGCCGATTACCCGAACCTGTCGAACTGGTTACGTGAGTTGTATCAGTGGCCGGGGATTGGCGAGACGGTGGATTTCCAGCACATCAAGAACCACTACTACGGCAGTCACAAGACCATCAACCCGACGGGGATTGTGCCGAAGGGGCCGGCTCAGGATTTCACGGTGGACCATGATCGGGCACGGCTGGCTGGCAAAGGGGTTTGGCGCCGAGGCTGA
- the serS gene encoding serine--tRNA ligase: MLDSKLLRSNLQDVADRLASRGFALDTARIEALEEQRKTVQTRTEALQAERNARSKSIGQAKQRGEDIAPLMADVERMAGELSAGKVELDAIQTELDSILLGIPNLPHESVPVGKDEDDNVEVRRWGTPTAFDFEVKDHVALGEKFGWLDFETAAKLSGARFALLRGPIARLHRALAQFMINLHVNEHGYEEAYTPYLVQAPALQGTGQLPKFEEDLFKIAREGEADLYLIPTAEVSLTNIVAGEIVDPKLLPIKFVAHTPCFRSEAGASGRDTRGMIRQHQFDKVEMVQIVEPSTSMEALEGLTANAEKVLQLLGLPYRTLALCTGDMGFSAVKTYDLEVWIPSQDKYREISSCSNCGDFQARRMQARFRNPETGKPELVHTLNGSGLAVGRTLVAVLENYQQADGSIRVPDVLKPYMGGLEVIG; encoded by the coding sequence ATGCTCGATTCCAAACTGTTACGTAGCAACCTTCAGGACGTAGCGGACCGCCTGGCTTCCCGTGGCTTTGCCCTGGATACCGCGCGCATCGAAGCGCTGGAAGAACAGCGCAAGACCGTCCAGACCCGCACCGAAGCACTGCAGGCTGAGCGTAACGCGCGTTCCAAATCCATCGGTCAGGCCAAGCAGCGCGGCGAAGACATCGCGCCGCTGATGGCGGACGTCGAGCGTATGGCGGGCGAATTGAGTGCCGGTAAAGTCGAGCTGGACGCGATCCAGACCGAACTGGACTCGATCCTGCTGGGCATCCCCAACCTGCCGCACGAATCCGTTCCGGTCGGCAAAGACGAAGACGACAACGTTGAAGTGCGCCGCTGGGGCACCCCGACTGCGTTCGATTTCGAAGTGAAAGACCACGTTGCCCTGGGCGAGAAGTTCGGCTGGCTGGACTTTGAAACCGCCGCCAAGCTGTCCGGCGCACGTTTCGCGCTGTTGCGTGGTCCGATCGCGCGTCTGCACCGTGCACTGGCGCAGTTCATGATCAACCTGCACGTCAACGAGCACGGCTACGAAGAGGCTTACACGCCTTATCTGGTTCAGGCGCCGGCACTGCAAGGCACCGGTCAACTGCCGAAATTCGAAGAAGACCTGTTCAAGATCGCCCGCGAAGGCGAAGCCGATCTGTACCTGATCCCGACCGCCGAAGTGTCGCTGACCAACATCGTGGCCGGCGAAATCGTCGATCCGAAACTGCTGCCGATCAAGTTCGTCGCCCATACCCCATGCTTCCGCAGCGAAGCCGGTGCATCGGGTCGTGACACCCGCGGCATGATCCGTCAGCACCAGTTCGACAAAGTAGAAATGGTCCAGATCGTCGAGCCGTCGACGTCGATGGAAGCGCTGGAAGGCCTGACCGCCAACGCCGAGAAAGTCCTGCAACTGCTCGGCTTGCCTTACCGCACCCTGGCGCTGTGCACTGGCGACATGGGCTTCAGCGCAGTCAAGACTTACGATCTGGAAGTGTGGATCCCGAGCCAGGACAAGTACCGCGAAATCTCGTCGTGCTCGAACTGCGGCGACTTCCAGGCCCGCCGCATGCAGGCGCGTTTCCGTAACCCGGAAACCGGCAAGCCTGAACTGGTGCACACCCTCAACGGTTCCGGTCTGGCGGTGGGTCGTACCCTCGTTGCCGTGCTGGAAAACTACCAGCAGGCCGACGGCTCGATCCGCGTGCCGGACGTGCTGAAGCCGTACATGGGTGGCCTTGAGGTCATCGGCTAA
- the cysG gene encoding siroheme synthase CysG, producing the protein MKYLPLFHNLRGSRVLVVGGGEIALRKSRLLADAGALLRVVAPEIETQLRDLVAASGGECLLRGYVEADLHGCGLIIAATDDETLNAQVSSDAHRRCVPVNVVDAPQLCSVIFPAIVDRSPLIIAVSSGGDAPVLARLIRAKIETWIPSTYGQLAGLAARFRNQVKSLFPDVQQRRGFWEDVFQGPIADRQLAGQGAEAERLLQAKIDGEAQITTGEVYLVGAGPGDPDLLTFRALRLMQQADVVLYDRLVAPAILELCRRDAERIYVGKRRADHAVPQDQINQQLVDLAKAGKRVVRLKGGDPFIFGRGGEEIEELAAHGIPFQVVPGITAASGCAAYAGIPLTHRDYAQSVRFVTGHLKDGSTDLPWADLVAPAQTLVFYMGLVGLPVICEQLIKHGRAANTPAALIQQGTTVNQRVFTGTLADLPRLVAEHEVHAPTLVIVGEVVQLREKLAWFEGAQAQV; encoded by the coding sequence ATGAAATATCTGCCGCTGTTTCACAACCTGCGCGGCAGTCGTGTGTTGGTCGTCGGTGGGGGGGAAATTGCCTTGCGCAAATCCCGCCTGCTGGCCGATGCCGGTGCGCTGCTGCGGGTGGTCGCACCTGAAATCGAAACGCAACTGCGCGATCTGGTCGCCGCCTCGGGTGGCGAATGCCTGTTGCGTGGTTACGTCGAAGCGGATCTGCACGGTTGCGGGCTGATCATTGCCGCCACCGACGATGAGACGCTGAACGCACAAGTCTCCAGCGATGCCCATCGGCGTTGCGTGCCGGTCAACGTGGTCGACGCGCCGCAGTTGTGCAGCGTGATCTTCCCGGCGATTGTCGACCGTTCGCCGCTGATCATTGCGGTGTCCAGCGGTGGCGATGCGCCGGTGCTGGCGCGGCTGATTCGCGCCAAGATCGAAACCTGGATTCCATCGACTTACGGTCAGTTGGCCGGGCTGGCGGCGCGTTTCCGCAATCAGGTGAAAAGCCTGTTTCCGGACGTGCAGCAGCGTCGTGGATTCTGGGAAGACGTTTTTCAGGGTCCGATTGCTGACCGGCAACTGGCCGGGCAGGGCGCCGAAGCCGAGCGTTTGCTGCAAGCCAAGATCGATGGCGAAGCGCAAATCACTACCGGTGAGGTGTATCTGGTGGGCGCCGGGCCGGGTGATCCGGATCTGCTGACTTTCCGTGCTCTGCGGCTGATGCAACAAGCCGACGTGGTGCTGTACGACCGTTTGGTGGCGCCGGCGATTCTCGAACTGTGCCGTCGCGATGCCGAGCGGATTTACGTCGGCAAGCGTCGCGCCGATCACGCGGTGCCGCAGGATCAGATCAACCAGCAACTGGTCGATCTGGCCAAGGCCGGCAAGCGTGTGGTGCGGTTGAAGGGCGGCGATCCGTTTATCTTCGGCCGTGGCGGCGAAGAAATCGAAGAGCTGGCGGCCCACGGCATTCCGTTCCAGGTGGTGCCAGGCATCACGGCGGCCAGCGGTTGCGCGGCGTATGCCGGGATTCCGCTGACCCATCGTGACTACGCGCAGTCAGTGCGCTTCGTTACCGGGCATTTGAAGGACGGTTCCACCGATCTGCCATGGGCTGACCTTGTCGCCCCGGCGCAGACGCTGGTGTTCTACATGGGCCTGGTGGGGTTGCCGGTGATTTGCGAGCAGTTGATCAAGCACGGTCGTGCGGCGAATACCCCGGCGGCGCTGATTCAGCAGGGCACCACAGTCAATCAGCGGGTCTTTACCGGCACGCTGGCGGATTTGCCGCGCCTGGTGGCGGAGCATGAAGTGCATGCGCCGACATTGGTCATCGTCGGTGAAGTGGTGCAACTGCGCGAAAAACTGGCGTGGTTCGAAGGCGCTCAGGCGCAAGTCTGA